In a single window of the Nicotiana tomentosiformis chromosome 8, ASM39032v3, whole genome shotgun sequence genome:
- the LOC104111332 gene encoding uncharacterized protein — MEMPWMVGGNFNVILHEDEKIGGLPVYPPVYEDFAFCINSSGLFDLGYNGIPFTWWNGRSNAEYIFKRLDMILLKNVTAALTKGSKVTFGDIFKQLAILENIVKVKEMLFEEEPTIANRIVFQQAQAELKKYLSIKEQYWKQKVGMTWFAEGDRNTSFFHNHVNGKRKKLQLKRIPNGDRNWIEDQG, encoded by the exons ATGGAGATGCCTTGGATGGTAGGTGGAAACTTTAATGTGATACTTcatgaagatgaaaagattggTGGTCTCCCAGTGTACCCTCCTGTATATGAGGATTTTGCTTTTTGTATCAATTCAAGTGGATTATTTGATTTAGGGTACAACGGGATTCCATTCACTTGGTGGAATGGAAGATCTAATGCAGAATATATCTTTAAGAGATTGGATATGATATTG TTGAAGAATGTGACGGCTGCATTAACCAAAGGGAGTAAAGTCACTTTTGGTGACATATTCAAGCAGTTGGCAATCTTGGAAAACATAGTAAAGGTGAAGGAGATGCTGTTTGAGGAGGAGCCAACTATAGCTAATAGAATAGTTTTTCAACAGGCCCAGGCAGAATTGAAGAAGTATCTGAGTATaaaggagcagtattggaagcaaaaagTTGGGATGACTTGGTTTGCTGAGGGTGACAGAAATACTAGCTTTTTTCATAATCATGTGAATGGCAAAAGGAAGAAGTTACAATTGAAGAGGATTCCTAATGGAGATAGAAACTGGATTGAGGATCAAGGTTAA